The nucleotide sequence CTCGTTCACGGGGGTTATTGGCGCTCCGGCGAAAAGGCCAATTTCCGCCTGGCCGCGGCGCCCGTGATCGCGGCGGGCGGCATCGCCGCCGTGGTCGAATACGATCTGATGCCCGGCGAGCGCCTGCCGCTGCTCGTCGACCAGGTCCGCCGTGCCGTCCGGTGGCTGCACGCGCATGCGCGGGACTTCGGCGCCGATCCGGCCCGGCTGACGGCCAGCGGCCACTCGGCGGGCGCGCATCTCGCGACCTATCTTGCCGCGACAGGCCCCGACGAGAGCGCCATCGCGCCGCTGCCGGCGCTACAGGGCATGCTCCTGGTCAGCGGCATCTACGACCTGTCGGGGATTCCGGATAGCTTCCTCCGGGACGAGGCCCGGATGACGCAGGCGGAGGCGCGCGCATGGTCGCCGCTCGATGCCGTGCAGCATCCGGGGCCGGAACGCATCATCGCCTATGGCATGGATGAAACGCCGCCCTTCCTGCTCCAGGCGGCCGCGCTGCACGCCAAGCTGCGCGATTCCGGGCACTCGGCGACGCTCTTGCCGGCGCCGGGGCTGAACCATATGAACATCGTGCTGGACCTGGCGGATCCGGAACGGCCGCTGGGACAAAGGCTATCGGCGCTGGTGGCGTCGAGCCGGACCGGTCGAGCCGGCACCCGCGTTTGACCTTACACGCGGACACCGAAGATTAAAGCGCGCGGCGACGGCGGCCCGCGCACCAGACACTACACTGCCACGGCGAGTAAGCAGACGGGCCCAGACTTATCCCGGAGATGCGGCCATGGTTCCTGGAAGATACACGGCGTTTTGTACGCTCCTTTTCGCGGCGACCTTGTCCGCCGCCGCCCCGGCGGATGAGAAGGGCATAACGTTCTTCAATACGACAGGCCGCGCGATCTGGGTGGAGTTCTGGGGCAAGGCCCAGTGCGTGGATCCCGCTCCCAAGCAGGGATCGTTTCCTGTCGGGGTCAACGATGACCGGACGTTCCCCATCAATCTGAAGCCCGATTGCGGCGACTCGTCGATCGAGTTCACGCTCGCCATGATCACGGGCAATTCCGAGCACCCGGAAGTCGGGGGCACGGTGACCTATCGCCGGTACAGGGGCCTTAACAAAGGCTGGCTGCAAAAGGTGGAGTTCACGCCCACCCCGGGCGTCAATTTTTTCAACTTCATACAGGCCTTCTGCGGCTCCACCCCGCAGGTCTGCAAAGGCACCGGCATACCGTTCACGGATGCCCAGGCCGAAGTCCGCGTCCTCAATCCGGGATTGATCGTCACGAACCGCTATATCGGGCCCGGCAAAAGCCGCTGAGCGGGCGTTCGCACCCGTGCATGGGCCGGCGGGCCGCTTGCGGCGGGAAAAGGTCGGGGTCGCGAATAGCCGGATCGCGCCCGGGTCCTGTCGACGAGGGCCACGGCTTCTACGCTTGCACGTCGCTGGCCCAGGGTTCCGCGGTCAAGCGCGCGGCCAGGTATTCGATCAGTGCCTGCACGCGGGCAGGACGCCGGCGGCCGGGCGGCGTCACGATATGCAGGGCGATGGATTCCACCTGCCAGTCGTCCATGGCGGTCTGCAGGGCACCGGAATGGATGTCCTCCCATGCCAGGAACTCCGGCTGCAAGGCCAGGCCCAGGCCGGCCCGCAGCGCGGGGGCCAGGGCCTCGGCATTGTTCACGTTGAGGTGCACGGGCATGGCCTGGGAGAACTCGCCGTGCTTGTCGTGGCGGAAACGCCAGCTCGTGCCGTTGCGCGCGTACATGTACTGCAAGGCGGTGTGCTGCGCCAGGTCCCTGGGATGCCGCGGCCGCCCGGCCCGCTCGAAATACGCCGGCGCCCCCACCAGCAGGATGCGCACGGTGCACAGCCGGCGCGCCAGCAGCGTCGAATCGACCAGGTTGGAGATACGCAGCGCCAGGTCGAAGCGCTCGGACACCAGGTCCACCTGCTTGTCGTTGAACTCGACCTCGAGATCGACGTCGGGATGCGCCTGCATGAAGGCCGGCAGCATGGGCGCCAGGTGCGTGACGCCGAAGGACATGGGCGCCGCCAGGCGGATCTTGCCGTGCAGGCTGTTGGACTTTTCGGTGACTTCCGCTTCCACCGCTTCGCCCTCTTCCAGGATGCGCGCGGCCCGC is from Bordetella bronchialis and encodes:
- a CDS encoding LysR family transcriptional regulator, which translates into the protein MKKLPDLEGWAIFAKVAETGSFAKAAAEFSLSQATVSKAITRLETRMKSTLFHRTSRSMTLTESGYAALERAARILEEGEAVEAEVTEKSNSLHGKIRLAAPMSFGVTHLAPMLPAFMQAHPDVDLEVEFNDKQVDLVSERFDLALRISNLVDSTLLARRLCTVRILLVGAPAYFERAGRPRHPRDLAQHTALQYMYARNGTSWRFRHDKHGEFSQAMPVHLNVNNAEALAPALRAGLGLALQPEFLAWEDIHSGALQTAMDDWQVESIALHIVTPPGRRRPARVQALIEYLAARLTAEPWASDVQA
- a CDS encoding alpha/beta hydrolase encodes the protein MTGTDAYRIRDFVPDFEEIAAECAERSRALSSRAILKPDIPYGARKRETLDLIFPDRPRSGAPLHVLVHGGYWRSGEKANFRLAAAPVIAAGGIAAVVEYDLMPGERLPLLVDQVRRAVRWLHAHARDFGADPARLTASGHSAGAHLATYLAATGPDESAIAPLPALQGMLLVSGIYDLSGIPDSFLRDEARMTQAEARAWSPLDAVQHPGPERIIAYGMDETPPFLLQAAALHAKLRDSGHSATLLPAPGLNHMNIVLDLADPERPLGQRLSALVASSRTGRAGTRV